The genome window TCATTTTCATACTCTTTGTGAGCAAGGTTCAGAGGATTTAGAGACAACTTTGAAAGCAGTAGAAGAGCAGTTTGGTTCCTATTTGCATCAAGTTAAATGGCTCAATATGGGTGGAGGACACCACATCACAAGAGAAGGTTACGATGTGGATTTGCTGATTTCAGAAATCAAGCGTATCCGAGAAACTTACAATCTTGAAATCTATATCGAACCGGGTGAAGCCATTGCGCTCAATGCAGGTTATCTAGCAACTGAAGTATTGGATATTGTCGAAAACGGTATAGAAATCTTGGTTTTAGATGCCTCTGCGACCTGCCATATGCCTGATGTACTTGAGATGCCCTATCGTCCACCTTTGAGAAATGGCTTTGAGGCACAGGAAAAAGCCCATACCTATAGACTTTCTTCTAATACCTGTCTGACAGGAGATGTGATCGGTGATTATAGCTTTGAAAATCCAGTTCAAATCGGTGACAGACTTTATTTCGAAGACATGGCAATTTATTCCTTTGTCAAAAATAATACCTTTAATGGTATTGGATTGCCAAGTCTCTATCTCATGGACGAGCAGGGTGAGTGCAACTTAGTCAAATCTTTTGGTTATCAAGACTTTAAAGGGAGATTATCATGATGGACAGTCCAAAAAAATTAGGCTATCGCATGCCAGCAGAGTACGAAGCTCATCATGGAACCCTCATGATCTGGCCGACTCGACCAGGTTCATGGCCCTCTCAAGGAAAAGATGCTAAAAAAGCATTTAGCCAGATTATCAAGACCATAGCAGAAGGGGAAAGAGTTTATCTTTTGGTGGAGCAGGACCATCTATCTGAAGCCCAATCCTATCTAGAAGATAGCGTTGTTTATCTAGATATTCCTACCAATGATGCCTGGGCGCGTGATACAGGTCCGACGATTCTCGTAAATGATAAAAGAGAAAAGCTGGCCGTCGATTGGTCTTTTAATGCCTGGGGTGGTGCAGTCGATGGCCTCTACCAAGATTATGAAGATGATGACCAAGTAGCCAGTCGTTTTGCTGAGGTCTTGGAAATGCCTGTTTACGATGCCAAACCTTTTGTACTGGAAGGCGGAGCGATACACAGCGATGGTCAAGGAACCATTCTTGTGACTGAAAGTTGCCTTCTGAGCCCAGGTCGCAATCCTCATCTCAGTAAAGAGGAAATCGAAAACACCTTATTAGAGAGCCTTGGCGCTGAAAAAGTTATTTGGCTTCCTTACGGTATTTATCAGGACGAAACCAATGAACATGTTGACAATGTTGCTGCCTTTGTTGGTCCTGCGGAACTTGTCTTAGCTTGGACAGATGATCAAAACGATCCCCAGTATGCTATGTCTGTAGCTGATTTAGCTCTTTTAGAGAAGGAAACGGATGCAAAAGGTCGTCCCTTCACTATTCATAAACTTCCAATCCCAGCGCTTCATCAAGTTGTAACCGAAGAGGATTTGTCAGGCTACATCTATGAAGAAGGTGAAGAGGAGCGATATAAGGGCGAGCGTCTTGCGGCTTCCTATGTCAATTTCTATATCGCCAACAAGTCTGTCTTAGTCCCACAGTTTCAGGATGTAAACGATCAAGTAGCCTTAGATATCCTCAGTAAGTGTTTCCCAGACCGTAAAGTTGTCGGAATAGCAGCTAGAGATATTCTTCTAGGTGGTGGCAATATCCACTGCATCACCC of Streptococcus oralis contains these proteins:
- the nspC gene encoding carboxynorspermidine decarboxylase; the protein is MKLEQVPTPAYVIDLAKLEANCRILKYVQEEAGCKVLLAQKAYSLYKTYPLISQYLSGTTASGLYEAKLARDEFQGEVHVFAPAFKDADLEELLEITDHIVFNSERQLRKHGSRCREAGISVGLRLNPQCSTQGDHALYDPCAPGSRFGVTLDKIPSDLLDLVDGLHFHTLCEQGSEDLETTLKAVEEQFGSYLHQVKWLNMGGGHHITREGYDVDLLISEIKRIRETYNLEIYIEPGEAIALNAGYLATEVLDIVENGIEILVLDASATCHMPDVLEMPYRPPLRNGFEAQEKAHTYRLSSNTCLTGDVIGDYSFENPVQIGDRLYFEDMAIYSFVKNNTFNGIGLPSLYLMDEQGECNLVKSFGYQDFKGRLS
- the aguA gene encoding agmatine deiminase, which encodes MMDSPKKLGYRMPAEYEAHHGTLMIWPTRPGSWPSQGKDAKKAFSQIIKTIAEGERVYLLVEQDHLSEAQSYLEDSVVYLDIPTNDAWARDTGPTILVNDKREKLAVDWSFNAWGGAVDGLYQDYEDDDQVASRFAEVLEMPVYDAKPFVLEGGAIHSDGQGTILVTESCLLSPGRNPHLSKEEIENTLLESLGAEKVIWLPYGIYQDETNEHVDNVAAFVGPAELVLAWTDDQNDPQYAMSVADLALLEKETDAKGRPFTIHKLPIPALHQVVTEEDLSGYIYEEGEEERYKGERLAASYVNFYIANKSVLVPQFQDVNDQVALDILSKCFPDRKVVGIAARDILLGGGNIHCITQQIPE